One window of the Camelina sativa cultivar DH55 chromosome 1, Cs, whole genome shotgun sequence genome contains the following:
- the LOC104777861 gene encoding E3 ubiquitin-protein ligase RING1-like, whose product MEDATETTTYWWCHVCSRSVNPVIEGEIITCNFCQSGFVEEMDDNNHLQDSADDDDDHHHTADSLWAPILMGMMNSHHDQQHQEDSESVVEDEDDDNDDDDVENNDGEEVDINRQLEAIRRIRSRHSAAISNLLQGIRAGLLVESETNPDNSELVTLINSFNQTISVHEDSIDTITYVASGPLGDYLIGPGFEAWLQRLAQNDLNNRYGTPPATKEAVEALGVVKIEDGLLQCTVCLDDFEIGMDAKEMPCKHKFHSDCLLPWLELHSSCPVCRYLLPTGDDDGEPKTDGEALRNNEEDISIDSVVVGNGSSSPDSSSNNSSA is encoded by the coding sequence ATGGAAGATGCAACAGAGACGACGACGTATTGGTGGTGTCACGTGTGTTCTCGATCGGTGAATCCAGTGATTGAAGGCGAGATCATCACATGCAATTTCTGTCAAAGTGGATTTGTTGAAGAAATGGATGATAACAATCATCTTCAAGATTccgctgatgatgatgatgatcatcatcatactgCGGATTCTCTCTGGGCTCCGATCTTGATGGGGATGATGAACAGTCATCATGACCAACAACATCAGGAAGACTCTGAATCTGTTgttgaagacgaagatgatgacaatgatgatgatgatgttgagaacaatgatggagaagaagttgATATAAATAGACAACTTGAAGCGATTAGGAGGATAAGGAGTAGGCACTCAGCTGCCATTTCTAATCTGCTTCAAGGGATTCGAGCTGGCTTATTGGTAGAATCCGAGACTAATCCTGATAACAGCGAGCTTGTTACCTTGATCAACTCCTTTAACCAAACGATCAGTGTTCATGAAGACTCCATCGACACCATAACTTATGTGGCTTCTGGACCTTTGGGTGACTATCTCATTGGACCTGGGTTCGAGGCTTGGCTTCAGCGTTTGGCTCAGAATGATTTAAACAACCGGTACGGGACACCTCCAGCTACTAAAGAAGCGGTTGAGGCGCTGGGGGTTGTGAAAATCGAAGATGGTTTGTTGCAATGTACTGTGTGTTTGGATGATTTTGAGATTGGTATGGACGCTAAAGAGATGCCGTGTAAGCATAAGTTTCATAGCGACTGCTTGTTGCCATGGCTTGAACTTCATAGCTCGTGCCCTGTGTGCAGATATCTGCTTCCtactggtgatgatgatggtgagccAAAGACCGATGGAGAAGCTTTGAGAAACAATGAAGAGGATATCAGTATTGATTCTGTGGTGGTGGGCAATGGATCATCATCACCAGACTCAAGTTCGAACAATTCATCAGCTTAG